The following proteins are encoded in a genomic region of Hymenobacter siberiensis:
- a CDS encoding IS630 family transposase, whose amino-acid sequence MQWVIPAEENAAFVCQMEQVLDVYEQPYDADFPVVCLDESPKQLLDYQEFTASNGQPHRDSEYVRRGVVELFVATEPLRGWRELTVENDHKAATWVQFVARLMDTTSREAKKVRWVMDNLSTHRISNFYAHFPPEVARAYVQRMEIIYTPVHGSWLNMAEIEFSVLTRQVLDRSFSSKEAVQAVVERWKNKQNANLKPRNWQFKTADARIKLSRLYPII is encoded by the coding sequence ATGCAATGGGTGATTCCGGCCGAAGAGAACGCGGCCTTTGTGTGCCAGATGGAGCAGGTGCTCGACGTGTACGAGCAGCCCTACGACGCGGATTTTCCCGTCGTGTGCCTGGACGAATCGCCTAAACAACTACTCGATTACCAAGAATTTACTGCTTCCAACGGGCAGCCACACCGCGATTCGGAATACGTGCGCCGGGGCGTGGTGGAGTTGTTCGTCGCCACCGAACCGTTGCGCGGTTGGCGCGAGTTGACCGTGGAGAACGACCACAAAGCCGCCACGTGGGTGCAGTTCGTGGCCCGGCTAATGGACACGACCTCCCGGGAAGCGAAAAAAGTGCGCTGGGTGATGGACAACCTGAGTACGCACCGAATCAGCAACTTCTACGCCCACTTCCCACCGGAAGTCGCCCGGGCCTATGTGCAGCGGATGGAAATCATTTACACCCCCGTCCACGGGTCGTGGCTGAATATGGCTGAAATTGAATTCTCCGTCCTCACGCGCCAAGTGCTTGACCGCTCCTTTTCGAGCAAAGAAGCCGTGCAGGCGGTCGTCGAACGGTGGAAAAACAAGCAAAATGCCAACCTAAAACCGCGCAACTGGCAATTCAAAACCGCTGATGCCCGCATTAAATTAAGCCGATTATACCCGATTATTTAA
- a CDS encoding fumarylacetoacetate hydrolase family protein — MKLIRYGQPGHEKPGVIIQDQQFDVSAFGEDYNETFFASHGLQRLREFLLANEGQLAPIAADERLGPPVARPSKILCIGLNYADHARETGATPPPEPVLFMKSTTAYVGPNDDLIIPKNSVKTDWEVELAVVIGKRASYITEADAPAYIAGYALHNDVSEREFQLERSGTWDKGKGCDTFAPVGPFLATPDEIGDVDNLRLWLSVNGQMMQDGTTANLIFKIPFLISYLSQFMTLLPGDIISTGTPAGVGLGMQPPVYLRPGDVVELGIDGLGTSRQEVKAYSAAS, encoded by the coding sequence ATGAAACTCATCCGCTACGGCCAGCCCGGCCACGAGAAGCCGGGCGTCATCATCCAGGACCAACAATTCGACGTTTCGGCCTTCGGAGAAGATTACAACGAGACGTTTTTCGCCTCCCACGGCCTGCAACGACTCCGGGAATTCCTGCTGGCCAACGAAGGCCAACTCGCGCCCATCGCCGCTGACGAACGGCTCGGCCCGCCCGTGGCCCGGCCTTCCAAAATCCTGTGCATCGGCCTGAACTACGCCGACCATGCCCGCGAAACCGGCGCTACGCCCCCGCCCGAGCCGGTACTGTTCATGAAGTCGACCACGGCCTACGTAGGGCCGAACGACGACCTCATCATCCCCAAAAACTCGGTGAAAACCGACTGGGAAGTGGAGCTGGCCGTGGTTATAGGCAAACGCGCTTCCTACATCACGGAGGCTGATGCGCCCGCTTACATCGCCGGCTACGCGCTGCACAACGACGTGTCGGAGCGTGAGTTCCAGCTGGAGCGCAGCGGCACCTGGGACAAGGGCAAGGGCTGCGACACCTTTGCGCCGGTCGGCCCGTTCCTGGCCACGCCCGATGAGATTGGCGATGTCGACAACCTACGCCTCTGGCTCTCGGTGAACGGCCAAATGATGCAGGACGGCACCACCGCCAACCTCATTTTCAAGATTCCCTTCCTGATTTCCTATCTCAGCCAGTTTATGACGCTGCTGCCCGGCGACATCATCTCGACCGGTACGCCGGCCGGCGTGGGCCTGGGCATGCAGCCGCCCGTGTACCTCCGGCCCGGCGATGTGGTGGAGTTGGGCATCGACGGCCTGGGCACTTCGCGGCAGGAGGTGAAAGCGTATTCAGCAGCTTCCTAA
- a CDS encoding NADPH-dependent F420 reductase — MKIGIIGAGHIGSALAVRLTSLGHSVLIANSRGPETLKGVAQKTGATPATAQEAAHYGEIIVVTIPLKNIPDLPKDLFEGVPADVPIIDTSNYYPLLRDGRIPELESSDLTESEWVQQHLGRPVVKVFNNIYADHLKKKGQPAGMPGRISLPVAGDDAAAKQQVMALVDELGFDAVDDGSLHESWRQQPGTPYYGADMPADKLREHLASLGTQRTPEQHAEFLANHAKQGKEMMKQFQQSSSAE, encoded by the coding sequence ATGAAAATTGGAATCATTGGAGCCGGCCACATCGGCAGCGCCCTTGCCGTGCGGCTCACAAGTCTCGGTCACTCGGTCCTCATTGCCAACTCCCGCGGCCCCGAAACCCTAAAGGGTGTGGCCCAGAAAACCGGCGCAACACCCGCCACGGCTCAGGAAGCGGCCCACTACGGTGAAATTATCGTGGTAACCATTCCGCTGAAAAACATCCCCGACCTGCCCAAAGACCTGTTTGAGGGTGTGCCAGCTGATGTGCCGATTATTGATACGAGCAACTATTACCCCCTGCTGCGCGATGGCCGGATACCCGAGCTGGAAAGCAGCGACCTGACCGAAAGCGAATGGGTGCAGCAGCACCTGGGCCGCCCCGTGGTGAAGGTGTTCAACAACATCTACGCCGACCACCTCAAAAAAAAGGGCCAGCCCGCTGGCATGCCTGGCCGTATTTCCCTGCCCGTGGCCGGCGATGATGCCGCCGCCAAGCAACAAGTAATGGCCCTGGTGGATGAACTGGGCTTTGATGCCGTGGACGATGGCAGCCTGCATGAGTCGTGGCGGCAGCAGCCCGGCACGCCGTACTATGGGGCCGATATGCCCGCCGATAAGCTGCGCGAGCACCTGGCCAGTCTGGGCACTCAACGTACGCCGGAGCAGCACGCCGAATTCCTGGCCAACCACGCCAAGCAGGGAAAGGAAATGATGAAGCAGTTTCAGCAGTCTTCTTCGGCCGAATAG